A stretch of Hydractinia symbiolongicarpus strain clone_291-10 chromosome 9, HSymV2.1, whole genome shotgun sequence DNA encodes these proteins:
- the LOC130656480 gene encoding histone H1-delta-like: MSEAASPKKIAPKKKPAAKKTADHPKYVDMIKAAIATLKERGGSSRQAITKYIHANYKVAENSDHHLKMALKRGVTSGDLIQTKGTGASGSFKLGQVKKEKPKKKAAAKKPTAKKPTAKKSTPIKKPAKKSTPKKAAKKPATKKASAKKPAAKKPTKKPVAKKPAAKKVKKTPKKAAKKTAKK, from the coding sequence atgagtgaagcagcttctccaaagaaaatcgcacccaagaagaaacctgctgcaaagaagacagctgatcaccctaaatatgtggacatgatcaaggctgctatcgctaccctaaaggaacgcggtggttcatctcgccaagctattacaaaatatattcatgcaaattacaaagttgctgaaaactcagatcatcatctgaaaatggctcttaaacgaggagtaacatcaggcgatttgattcaaactaaaggcactggtgcttctggatcattcaagctaggtcaggtaaaaaaagaaaaacctaagaaaaaggccgcagcaaaaaagccaacggcaaagaagcctactgcaaagaaaagtacaccaataaagaagccagcaaagaagagcacgccaaagaaagcagcaaagaagcctgccacaaagaaagcctcggctaagaaaccagcagctaagaaacccacaaagaagcctgttgctaaaaaacctgcagcaaagaaggtcaaaaagactcccaaaaaggcagcaaagaagaccgcaaaaaaataa